The region ctccaaatatataacattaatttgcagttttaacacaattaatCACCACAATCGagcatactcatcaaaacctaacaattccaaacaaccatacaaaattagggattttaacctaaacatacatctactCATTGCCCCAATCATACTAACTCgtaataataaggattctccccttacctcttcaattttctggaaaccctagtttctctcttgttcttcccctcttctctttctctattgttgtcaaatgatcaagtgaatcctaattctcactctcctcccttttatatactagtattctatttgggcttaaatcatgatacttctaatttaattaataggcccaataagacctaatatttaaatatctctaattagttcaattaaattaaactaacacaataaATCCACCAAGctaattaatataatcaattattcaattatatctcatatcaaccaaataattaattaacataccaaattaattaatataatcaattattatactacttaacaaccaattaattaattaacactccaaataaataaaataaaatatagtaataataatataataaataattactaaaattgggttgttacacaAGTCAACAGAAGAAGAAGTTTAGGCTTATGTGATAGGGCCCATGAGAATTGCTTTGCACATGCCAGATGTTCTTAATACACCCCCTATAATCTTTGAAGGAATCGAAAACGGGCTTCATGAGGCCCATTAATGTTTTCACCAATTCACCACCGTTTCACTATTACACCCCCAATGTCTGTAAGAAAGAAAGTAGGTTTGGGCTCAACCGAGCCCATTAGCACATTTTACTAATGCCCCACGCGCTTGCTAACGCACCCCATTTTTAGTTCACAAGAAGTGTTTGGGCTTCCATAGGCCCATTGAGACTTTGCTTGTTTTCACTCCTGAAATTCTGGtgcacccccccccccccctccaAGAATGGAtattgttgattccttaggattggcagtaattttagaaaacaaataatggaatcatctctgttgttttaatatgttgggttgaagaaattcaacatctggaccaacatgtcatgtacgatgtcacgacatcaggtctgtgacatcgcacatgtgtaggaaactgaattaattaattcagtatatgtcatgggatcagcaaggatatctggtgaatatcctaactcccttgtggaggtcttgaagactaaatcagaatatatataggctctaaacatggagatatatatggagagagtttaggaacttgaagaccttgtttgtagcagaatttttctgctgaagttgcaacagcaaagaacaagtctgctgcaattttctgaaggcccaaatccagttgggtgattaggttataaatagctgattgtaatctagtttttgtaagcctcttagaatgaatttttaggggtgtgtgtaaggtaaacctcccaatctgtgggaaggttaccatgtgtttctcagtggtaaaacctgagagtgtttgtaactcgaagcctgtaggcaagagtgattttgttcttgaatgaagctgtgaagcaagttcaaggtgtggtaacattacattgtatttgtagtgataggaatggaaactggaggtttctatctaggagttcctaggtatagattacattgggtagggattaagtgatgagttgtaaacgggggagtttaactctgaattgatactactaatagtggatcttcttcctggcttggtagcccccagatgtaggtcatgttggactgaactgggttaacaatttcctgtgtttgttttccttctgtatgatataatcatgtctgccacAACTGAGcatgtatctcagtctgttcagcaagataatagcatacctgatacatagccttttgttggaatgtcaagcagaatgttttgacattcatcaacaacagcacatactgtataataagctgatgatttcagttcagtatgtagtgaagtctggatttCAAAAGCATAACTGACCTGtccaaaagatcattgtgaaactgtcaaactgggtgtcttgacagttcttccagtaagctgatactgaagtagagactggttggtcttttacaatacagaaaatttagcacagtctgttttcaggaaccaaacagacttagcatagggttctggacttggatgtcaaacggaatgttgtgacattcactcctgactgcatatgctaaattgttggatggttagtttttctgtttcaggatttttctcaggctattcttcaggaatccaccagctgatctaaaatctaggaaactaacaactaagctacaattagtgaacctggcaaataatctatttgttagctccttaataagtggagattagtttaacttgttacaaccttaatttaggaaatacaagtatatgtccaacaaactggaacaatgtaacagataatgtccaaaacaggattgagacatcttgctgatatctgtgtaggaaaacaacagaagtgaatgatAAGTTGCACCTAAATAGGTgtccctccattctaggatgacatataaggagaggtcgtgacactgtgaaaaggtgcacattagtatatagtgtaataactgtcttgctgtaataggtacaatgttagatcagatgtcatgacttgaagtagaacatctaaatactgactacgccagaatttcagATATTATTACGCGTTGGGCTCATAGGCCCATCTTCGACTATTACTTGCACCCCATGTTTGGAGAGCTGGGAGTTGTTTGGGCTCAAGAGGCCCATGCACACTCATATTGTCCGCATCCCCCAGTTTTTGATTATGCTGCTGAACAAAAACTGTGTTGGGCTCTCCTGCAGCCCATCAACCCAATTCTGTGTTTACACCTCCAATTCCAGTTCTATACCTCCTTTTATTTGGTTTTCTTAATTATTTTTCTTGAAACATAATTAGGATATAATTAGTATTAATTCACATAATTAGGATTAATTCACATTTTTAGAATATAATTAGGATTAATTCACATTTTTAGAATATAATTAGGATTAATTCacaattttaaaatttaattaggATTTAATTAGGACCTTTCATTAGAATTTTAATTATGACTTTTAATTATATTTTGATTAGAGACACTTAGGTTTGATTAAATTTAGAATTACCTCATTTTCTCAACATTAGGTTAATTTCTCAACTTTAGGCCATGAATAAAATTAGACATATTTTAGGAAATTACCATTTTGCCCCTTATGGGtttattttggtatttttgtgTCAAAATTGTATGCTCCCATTAGGATTAGAATTCAATCATGTCTTAATAATTGTAGGACTTATCATAGAATTTTAATCATGATTTTAATCAATACTTTGGCATGATCCCTTAGGATTTCTAACTTCTAACTTAGAATATTCAATCAActtctaatgcatgatcccttaggatagtttctaacaattactaacttcaACTAGATCCAAAATTAGGTTCCCCACAAAATTAAAACAAAACCCccgattaaattgatcaaaagcaattttgattagttaaatcctttgaacttgtataacCCCGCAGTCTAAGTTGAGTCGccaaaagacccttgatcatttaataagacttttcttccaagtTGTGGAGCTCGAGACCTCAAGACAAGATCTTCGACCAAGGCATCCTCATTCATACCAAGCAGCagattattcaagcacatcaaaggtggcatcttcaactcttgttaaatcaaagttagaagagtgtgacacgagccttaagtaatggagaaggagtgggactggagtattcctacccccattctgagtatctttgggtatgggacgtatgatCCAACGTTgatcgtattcacctctattcatagactttagcacaattctaatcatacaATTGACAAGTCTCTCTTCATAAAGGCAAAAACAATAAAAGCAAGGACTTCAACAACTTATCAAACAcgaatcaagttgtacgatacgagccttaagtaatggagaaggagtgggactggagtattcctacccccattctgagtatctttgggtatgggatgtATGACCCAAcactcatcgtattcacctctgttcatagactttagtgcaattcgaatctaacgaatgataaggtcttcatcatcaatgcaagaaacaactacaaagactcttctctctccacttgaaagttagtgtgattctcatcatccagtaactatcaaATCTCTCTTATCACTTCACTCTCTTACTTCATTCATCATTCTATTCAATTCAAtctcaatcattcatttcttttGCCTCCATCATCttcttttcagccctagtggactgaactacgaaagctctaatttccttattgcactataagggtacgtaggcaggagaactCAGTTTCTTCGtgagctatcttatttatcaatctacctaATCTATTGTTACTCAATTCATGCAATctataccatctttttgagatcaatcatacttctccttggactccttgttCGTCCTTTTAGGACGTCCTGATGACAGTCCATCTACTCAATCGAGAGTTATTTGGGCAAACAACCCtaaacacttaattcagtctttctttttggctttaccttatagtggcggtctgctagtccacgtattggtaaatgcctaccCTGCTCTTCGATTAGGAGCAtatccttctcttggatccaagCTACTATCCTGATTTGATCTAGAACTGTCGATTCCCAAACAAGTGACACACAACTCCTTGCACTCCAATACTGCAATCCTTCCTTAAGGATGTGTTTGTCTTGTGAGACCCcgttgcttagacaaacatctctctctctctctctctctctctctctctctctctctctctctctctctctctctctctctctctctctattctcgtagttcctaactatgattgctctgactttctcagtgcagaatgagaatacgtaggcacgaggatgcaaatccttggcgggcatacttctaattattcctccttctccttagggcaccattcatatcttCCATAATTCActatctaccttcgatcataaatcgttcacccgGTGACATATTgtctctttgacatcgaaatacactttcgttgggattccatatacacccttttaggacacCTGATGTAGTCCTcctttctacctagagttgtttgggcaaacaaccccaaacacttaattccttcctTTTTTTTAGTCAAAACCCTATAGTGGTGGtctgctagtccacgtattggttaacgatgtttccctctatggtagaaatatcacttctcttatggattccaatacactttcacttttcgatttcaaacaatacttatTCAGTCACTTGTTGCCAAGTTCTTCTATTATGTGATTTCGGTCACTTCACTCCATTCATCCCATGATGCATTCGCaatctaccttcattcacttcatgtgatatacctattctttgagccaaatacactatacctttgtgcCCCATCTTATACCGTGTTTTGTGAACCAAGAGCCgatttgtttgtcttgtcagaccttgtagcttagacaaacatctcctTACTTACTTTGCAGCCGTACTTAGCCAACCCTttcttttcggttattccaatacagtgatacaaGTGATATAtgccctcacttgttggttcacaccagttttactcttgggttcacattttcaccccttgttggagttcaaacgAAACTattctttgattcaaatcataccttctatcacacttctttccacctcctgccactagttccttgaactacggaactctgaattcctcattgcactatgaggatacgtaggcatgagggccctaatcctcaccgaaCACTCTATCTATTTTATTTCCTTTCCCcttattcttttgcgagtaatcttcAGTTAccacctattcgagcgagaacaatcaaaatggttctcatggagtaccatggatgtttggggtgctaataccttcctcttgcataaccgacttccttatccagtatatctctttcccccgagttttatcgatgttttcccttccctttgaggataaataaagttcgatggcgactttgttatatgttcgagcgtgcgatgcattcgggtatatttccgctaaTTTCCCTAAAAAAATAATTTTGAGATCTAAAATGTAATACTTAATAAATAAGATAccaaaataaaattttaaattaaattaaaagatGAAAGATACCTTAAACCTTTTTAAAAAATTAGCTGTCATTGTTTGACTATAGAGTTTTTTTTATTAATTCCATGAGTACACGAGAATCTCGCTAAAGTGTGTatataaaaaaatagaaaatattaTTAAAATGCAACTCTTCAGTGGTTTATATTTTGTAATTGCAATGTTACTCTGTGTTTGGATTTCAAAGAAGGAAAATATATGGTCAATAGAACACTACAAGAGTAAAGAAACAGAAACTCATGGAAGATTTCGAAAGAGAAAAAGAAGTAAAAGCTTTTGATGAAACAAAACTCGGTGTCAAAGGACTTGTTGATGCAGGAATTACCAAGGTCCCTCGTATCTTCCATCATCCACGTGATAACACCAAAATTGCATCAGAATCAGAGGATACAAAAAACTACACTATTCCTGTGATAGATCTGGCCAACATTCACGAAGATCCACGTGCTCGCAAAAGAGTGGTTGAAAGTGTTAGAGATGCATCAGAGACATATGGATTTTTTCAGATCGTAAATCATGGCATCCCTGTGAGTATTCTGAATCAAATGAAAGATGGAGTGTTAAGTTTTTTTGAACAAGATAATGAGGTGAAGAAGGAGTTTTATACTCGTGAACCAAAACCTTTCATGTATTATAGTAATATTAAACTATACAAAGCAGTTGCAGCTACTTGGAAAGATTCTTTCCTTTGCAACATGGCTCCTGTTCCCCCTAAACCAGAAGATCTACCAATTGTATGCAGGTAATCTTGGCTAATTAATGTTAATCTTCTGCTAATTAAACCATAAACGTGCTTTTTTTATTTGTTTGTAGGGAGATATTGTTGAAATACTTGAACCAAGTGAAGAAACTGGGGAGTATATTGTTTGAGTTACTATCAGAAGCTCTTGGTTTGAATCCCAACTATTTAAGAGATTACGGTTGTGCTGACGGCTTATATGCTTTTGGCCATTACTATCCGGCATGTCCTGAACCAGAGTTAACTTTGGGAGCTGTAAAACATGCCGATGTTGTTTTCATGACTGTGCTTCTACAAGATCATGTAGGTGGCCTCCAAATTCTTCATAAAGACATGTGGATTGATGTACCTCCTATACACGAGGCTCTTATCGTTAACCTTGGTGATTTAATACAGgtatgtttttatttttgtttttctaGAAAGGATAATTATTTGGTTTTGATCATGTTGTGGGTAATTAGTATTTTTTTTAATCTCAGCTTATCACCAATGATAAATTCAAGAGTATTGAACATAGAGTAGTGGCAAATCTTGGAGCACCAAGAGTGTCTATTGCAAGCTTTTTTGGCACTGTTTATCATCAATCTACAAGAACTTTTGGTCCCATCAAGGAACTTTTGTCTGAAGACAATCCTGCGAAATATAGAGAGACTTCAATTTCAGAATTTGTAGTTCACTTTACAACAAAATGTACTACTGGTACTTCTCCTCTGATGCATTACAGGATTTAACGAGCATGCTAGTGAAATTGACTATGTGACTTTATATTTTTTTCAATGTTTAATTGCTCAAGTTCTGGAAGTTTTGATGGATTTGGATGAATTGTATAAGTAGGTGTTAGTGTATTTGTAGTTACTTATAATAGTTTATGCACTGGTTACATCATGTTTTATGGTTGAACTGACCTTATTTTTATCACACCGTTTTGTAGTTTAATATACTTTTCATTTCTCATTGTTATATAATGGAATTATGGTAGATTAAAGGTAGATAAACTATGGATTTGATAGGAGACCTGGGTTCAGCTCCTCCTCTTCCGTCGGGTTCAGTTATTGGACTTCATTTGGCCCTTTAGCAGCCACAATTCCATTTTTGCAAATTCATTATTTCACTATTACGGATAAAGATTTCTACTCTACGACACAACCCCCGTAACCTAATAATGTTTTGTGCACTCAACTTACTCACAACATCATTATTGAGCACAACGACAACAATTTTAGCTTTAATCCACACTAAGAATGTCTTTGTTTGATACGACCACATCAATAACAACTACATCAAGTGGCTACTCGTGACTCATCCACAACAAAGACCGTCCAAATAATCATAATAGTGAATATTGGTCTTGAATTTATAAATTTTACCTTTTAGAAAAAAACTAAATTCCTCTTTTGATTCGTTTGTCATAACTTTGTTTGTACCCTCTCTTTGCTCCATCACAAGAACATAATAACTTATGCTTCTTACTCCATAAGCGGTCTGAAAGATAGTCTTTTCTTCATCATGTTTGAGATTGCAATGCTTTTAAAAACTTTTGATTTAACCTTGGATTCTCTATTACATAATTTTCTCGATCCAGGATACTAATGTTTGGCTTGGAACTGGAAGCTCTGACAAGTTGTATGCCCTCTTTGCTGCTAGAATTTAGTGGAAGTGGAGAAATAAAAACTCAATGTGTATCTCTCACAATCTTATTCCTTTGTATCACATTACCCTCGTTGTTAGCTATGACAAACTCCTTCCACACTTGCTTCAATAAACCCTTTCACGAGCACACTGATGATCGTCTCACAAAATGGTATTACATCGACTGCTCTTGCACTATTATCAATGTCGATGTTATTTGTAATTATTGGAGTTGGTTGGAAATATACATATTTAAGAAGTCTCATATTGCTTAGTTTTGTAAGAGAAAAGGGAGTCCAATGCTATATAAATGATTAAGTTCTTCATTACAAAATGTACATGTCAAAAGCATTTTAAACTCGTGTTTgactttttcttttttcttatACTTTTGTGTTATAGTGTTGTGAGTTGTAGTTGAATATTTGTTTTTTGTGTGTGAATGTAGTGGAAGCTTATGGTAGTTTAGAGTAAATTATGTGTTGTAACAATTTTCGCATAATGTTATTATCTGATTGTCATTTGACAACGACCGTGGTTTTTTCTCCAATTTTGGAGTTTCAACGCTATTTCCTTGTGTTATAATTGTGTTCTTCTATTTTCTCTTTGTCAATTTTTCTCAACATCTGGTATAAGAGCTTTTGATTAGATATGAGGATATAAGTTGTTAGCATGCTTTGTGCTCCCAGCTTTGTCTGATCCCGTACATCAGAAAAGAAGAGTGGTGTTGTGAAAGAGTTGTTGACTTGCAATCACAAGTTCCGTTTACAGTCTGAATTATAGAAAATTGATGGAATATTTGTTTCTGACTTATGAAAAGTTCAAGTCAAAATTGTGTTAATACAATCAAGATTATACCATGTATTAGTTAGTGGTTAGTACATATGCATTGATGGACATTTATGCAAGGTGTAATATAAGATTATGTCGGTGGTTGAAGAGCTttgccaacatgaaagttgaatcATAAATTTTCATCCTGATTTTTGACACGGGAAATTCTTGGATTGATTTAGCTTCAAGTGAAATATGTTCTTCATGATATAGTATATGATGATAGTTGGTGATGACAATGTGAAATTATTTGAGTGATTTAGCTCCAAGTGAAATATATTTTTAACAAATAAATGATGTGAGAGATAGAGAGTTTCATGAACAAACACAAGACAACCCTTTTTATTTACGAAGAGAGAtaagaaggaagaagaagaagaagaataaacGGAATTGGTTATAACCATTTTTATGTTCACTTTCTCAATTAGGGCTAAAAGATTACAAGTGAATATCAATAACCAACGCTTTCACTAACAAGTCAGAGAACTAGTCTATTTATAGATTACTAGCATATGTATGTTATGTATGATGGTAACACTCATACATGACATACATAGATATTAAAAATCATAATACATAACTAACTTAGACCATTGCATGCCTGAGTAAACTTTGACTACAACATGTGCATCTTCGACTACTGCATGCTTGAACAAACTTCGACTATAACATGCACATTCGACCCAGTCGAATCACCCTTGTCGAGACTGGAGTTCGATCATATACTTATGTTTAGATTGATGAACACATGTAATGAAGCCTAAGATGCATGGGAGATTCTCAAAATTACACATGAAGGCACCTAGAAAGTACGTATGTTAAGGTTATAACTCCTCACAACAACGTTTAAAAATTTGAGAATGAAGGAGGATGAATATATATCTGACTTCAACATTAGGCTTAGGGATGTGAATATGCCAAACTGGCTTATAGGAGCCTATAGCCTAGCCTATTCAAGGTCAGATCATGTCAGACCTATTTAATAAAAAAAGTCAGGGTTAGGCTTTTTTAAAAGCATACTTAATTAAATAAGCAAGACTTAGGCTATTAAAAAAGTCTATGAAACCTTATACGCCGACCTATATTttcatatatattaaaaataGTCTAAATAGACTGACCTATATATGcatatatattaaaaaaatgtTAAATAGGTTGGCCCACATATGCATACATATTAGAAAATTGCTAAATAGATCAACCTATATATGCATATATAGACTGACGTATAAGGCTTGTTAAGTAATATGGATCAATTGAAAATCTTAATAAGAAACAAGATTTTAAATAGGCTTTCAGACCAGGCTAAACTTTAAAAAGGTCCGGCCAGACAAAAAAGAGAGCATATAGTAGACCATAGGCCAAACTCAAGCCTTGTAAGTTTATCATAGGCCAGAATCATGCCTTCTAAAGCTTATCCTAACCTAGCCTATTTTCACCCCTAATTAGGTTGCGTAATATTTCCAACACTTATTTTGATTTTGGGGAGAATAAATCTGAAGAAAAATTGGCCAAAAAGATATTAAGATCCTTAACTAAAAGGTTTGATATAAAGGTCACAACTATTGAAGAAGCCCAAGACATTAATGTAAGTTGAGTGTGCACCTaagagggggtgaattaggtACTATAATTTTTTTTCCAATTTGTCTTGTTTTAATAATCTTTTCTTGGAGATTACTAAGTGAGAATGCGGTAAATGCGAAAAAGATAAAGAACAAAGAGAGATATCatggttcccctcacagatcgagagtacttCAGTCCCCTTTCAATATGGAAGAGATTTCACTATCTGTTATGACTTGTACAAGACAAacacaatcaccaagaacaaccgcttgtgattcaccaagttgatatgagaacaatcctctcaaactcaactATTTTGCTTCCAATAATCCTGGACAGCAAGGTGTTTACAATCAATTCTGGAAAATATTGAGTAAAGAAAGTATATGACAATATATCAATCACTATGATTGATCTTCTCTTCCAAACATGCAATTTACAATGATTATTAGTGCTCAAGTGTTTATGAATATGAGATGAATTTTCTGGAGTGATATATGTGAACAATGCAGAAAAATTCTGAATGAAAGTTCGAGGATCAAAACACTTGTTTGAAACTGAATGTATATGAGATTTCAAATTGCAATGGAAGAGGTGACTTGAATTCTGAAATTTATGAATATATATATCACATAGACACCTCTATGAAAGAGTGTAATTAAATGAAAAGATGCAATAGTTAATGAATGAGCTTTGGAAATGTTTAGCCCAAAAGACATGTCTGAACCAGACCATAGTTTCagtaaaaaaaatcaaaatttcGTGTTGGAAATCGATTTCCCAAAAGGGGGTAATCGATTTCCTGAGTAAAAAAAAACAATTCTGGCGAGTGGAAATCCATTTCCTGAACTAAAAAATGATTTTTTCCAAATGGAAATCAATTTCCATAAATGGGGTAATCGATTTTCTGAACTGTTTTTTTGAAAAAATACTTAGAAAAATTAGTGAAACAGCAAGGGAAAGTGAGACAATGAACCATGCATGAAATGtatattttgattaattttgagCACTAAATTATCAAGATATATTGCATGCTTGTACCTTAAAAACTTAAGATCGATGTTAGTCTTCAAAGAGTCTTCAATGCTTTGATGCTAGCTTTCACACATTGCTTAAAGCTTGATTTAATTAGACACATTTGAAGCTTTTTCCATACTTTTGACATGATCATTTAAATTGCAcattgtcttcatcaaaacataTTGGATGGAGTGTCTTGACTTTACAATTAACACCATCAAAATGGATAAACTCATTGGATCTTTGAAAACCTTTGATATGGAAATAAGTGATAGAActgaaaagaaaaacaaaattattGTCTTTGTATCCAACACTGGATAGGATGGAGATCAATGTGACACCAAAGAAAGTCTATCAAATGTTATCCCTCTTGTTGGTAGAAAGTTTAACAAAGCTTTGAAGAGACTGGATAGAAAATTGAGGACAAATGTCAAAAACAAGGTGCCAAACAACTTTAAGAACATTGGTCCCCAGCACAAGAGGAAAGATAAAGACAAACCTAACAAAGGCAAAGGGATTGaatgtcatggatgtgaaggtttttgTCACATTAAAGCTGAATCTCCTACCTTTTTAAAGAAGCAGGAAAAGGGAATGTCAATCACTTAGTATGATTCTGATGATGAAAGCAAAAAAGAAACAACTAACAAAGTGATGGCTTTCACTGGAAAATATGAATCTTGTAGTGAGTCTAATGGTGAAGAAATCAATAATGACTAGTTGGCTGAAACACATAAACTTTTTTCTTACTCGGTGGAAGGAAGCATACATGGTAGTATAGAAACAAAAGAAAACTATAAGTGCTCTCCTTTTGGAAAAAGAGAAATTTGGCTCAACCATTGCATGTCTGGAAGAGGAAGTTACCTTGTTAAAGTCCAAACTGGATAATATGACAAAATTTGTATGTATGCTAAACCACATATTGGACCATCTGTTGGAGCACCTTTGACATGGAAAAAAGTATGTGACAAAGACGAAGTCCTTGAAGAGGAAGCTTGTTCAAACGAGTGATTCTGACTCAGATGTTGATGAAGACTAGGTCAATTTTCTAACATTAAGTGAAAGGTTTAGACAATGAAGTTGGAGGTCTTATTTGCTTTcagttattttttattttgttacTTTTGGCCCTTATATATGGGCATGTTCTTTGCTTTCATTTGTTGGTTTGTAATGACTCTTTATCTTTGACAATGGTTCTTCTTTGACAATAACTTTCAGTTTTAACCATTCATGTTTGTATATTTTCAACCTTTTCCAAATTATAGGAAAAAAGGCAGAATTGGTAATGGTGTGTACATGCATGTATTCCTAGAGCTCATGTTTGTTTCTTTGTGCACACGTATTGGAACATATGACCTAGCATATGGCCTTCAACTTTGTAAGCATGTGTGTAAGTACTTCTGTTGGTGTTGTTGATAT is a window of Lathyrus oleraceus cultivar Zhongwan6 chromosome 6, CAAS_Psat_ZW6_1.0, whole genome shotgun sequence DNA encoding:
- the LOC127096571 gene encoding 1-aminocyclopropane-1-carboxylate oxidase homolog 1 codes for the protein MEDFEREKEVKAFDETKLGVKGLVDAGITKVPRIFHHPRDNTKIASESEDTKNYTIPVIDLANIHEDPRARKRVVESVRDASETYGFFQIVNHGIPVSILNQMKDGVLSFFEQDNEVKKEFYTREPKPFMYYSNIKLYKAVAATWKDSFLCNMAPVPPKPEDLPIVCREILLKYLNQVKKLGSILFELLSEALGLNPNYLRDYGCADGLYAFGHYYPACPEPELTLGAVKHADVVFMTVLLQDHVGGLQILHKDMWIDVPPIHEALIVNLGDLIQLITNDKFKSIEHRVVANLGAPRVSIASFFGTVYHQSTRTFGPIKELLSEDNPAKYRETSISEFVVHFTTKCTTGTSPLMHYRI